The nucleotide sequence ACGCTCTACAACCGCATCGGCTCGGACACCGCGCTGCTCGTGCTCGGCCGCGACACGTCGCTCGTCGAGCCGTTCCACGCGGCAGCCAGGGAGCGCGGAATCGGCCTCGACGTCGTCTACCTCGACGAGAGCGACGCACGTCACGCCTACGGCGCGGACTTCGCTCTCGTGCGGCCGGACCATCACGTGGCCTGGCGGGGGAACGGGGAGGGATCGCCGGATCCTGCCGCCGTGCTCGACCAGACCTACGGGCGCGTGACCGTCGCGGTCGCTGCTGCCGCCGTGTAGCGGTTCGCCGGCACGTCGAGTCCGAGGTTGCCACGCAGGGTGTCGGCCTCGTACTCGGTGCGGAAGATGCCGCGCTCCTGCAGCAGGGGCACCACCTCGTCGGCGAAGCGGTGGAAGTCGCTCGGCAGGTTCTGCAGCAGGATGACGCCGTCGAGGCCGCCCTCGGCCAGCCAGAGCTCGAGCGTGTCGGCGATCGTCTCGGCCGTGCCGACGAACGGCGACGGGGGAGCGGCCGTGAAGTGCAGCACCGTCTCGCGAAGCGTCAGGCCGTTTTCGGCGGCGTGCCGCTTGATCGCGCTCGACTGCGTGCGTCCGCTGCGGTCGCCGAGCTCGCCCAGGTCGGGGAACGGCGCGTCGTAGTCGTACTGCGTGAAGTCGTGCCAGCCGAACGATCGGCTGAAGGCGGCGAGGCGGCGGTCGAACGGCTTCTCGTCGGCGATGGCCTGCTCCCGAGCCCGTGCCTCGCCGACCGTGTCGGCGATGATCGGGTTGATACCGGGCAGGATCAGGATGTCGTCCGCACGACGCCCCGCCGCCACAGCCCGTGTCTTGATGTCGGTGTAGAACGCCTTCGCCGCCTCCAGGTTCGGGGCGAACGTGAAGATGGCCTCGGCGGTCTCGGCTCCGAGATCTCGGCCCTCCGGTGAGTTGCCGGCCTGGAAGATCACCGGCTGCCCCTGCCTCGAGCGAGTGATGTTGAGCGCGCCCTCGACGTCGAAGTGCTCGCCGTGGTGGTCGACCTCGTGCCGTTTCGAGTGGTCGACGAACTGCCCGGTCTCGCGGTCGTAAGGGAACGCGTCGTCTTCGTACGAGTCCCACAGCTCCTGCACCACCCCGACGATCTCGTGCGCCCGGCCGTAGCGCTCGGCGTAGTCGTAGTGCTGCTTGCGGCCGTAGTTGCCGGCCGTGCCCTCATCCTGCGTGGTGACGACGTTCCAGCCGGCGCGGCCGTGGCTGATGAGGTCGAGCGAGGCGAAGCGGCGGGCGACGTTGAACGGCGAGTTGTACGACGACGAGACCGTGCCGACGAGTCCGATCCGCGAGGTCACCATGGCGACGGCGCTCAGCAGGGTGAGGGGTTCGAGTCGCGCGAGGTAGTGCGGCGGCGAGTCGTTGGTGATGTACGTGCTGTCGGCGATGAAGAAGAAGTCGAGCTTCGCGTCTTCGGCGATGCGGGCCCACTCGACGTACTTCTCGACGCGCAGACCGGCGTCGGGCTCGAGCTCGGGGTTCTGCCAGAGCGAGTACTGGCCGGGTCCGCCGACACCGTGGTACGCCGCGCCGATGTGAAGCTGCCTGCCCATGCGAGATCCTTTCGAAGCCGGTTCTTCCCTCAGCATCGCCGGAG is from Frondihabitans australicus and encodes:
- a CDS encoding LLM class flavin-dependent oxidoreductase encodes the protein MGRQLHIGAAYHGVGGPGQYSLWQNPELEPDAGLRVEKYVEWARIAEDAKLDFFFIADSTYITNDSPPHYLARLEPLTLLSAVAMVTSRIGLVGTVSSSYNSPFNVARRFASLDLISHGRAGWNVVTTQDEGTAGNYGRKQHYDYAERYGRAHEIVGVVQELWDSYEDDAFPYDRETGQFVDHSKRHEVDHHGEHFDVEGALNITRSRQGQPVIFQAGNSPEGRDLGAETAEAIFTFAPNLEAAKAFYTDIKTRAVAAGRRADDILILPGINPIIADTVGEARAREQAIADEKPFDRRLAAFSRSFGWHDFTQYDYDAPFPDLGELGDRSGRTQSSAIKRHAAENGLTLRETVLHFTAAPPSPFVGTAETIADTLELWLAEGGLDGVILLQNLPSDFHRFADEVVPLLQERGIFRTEYEADTLRGNLGLDVPANRYTAAAATATVTRP